A region of Maridesulfovibrio sp. DNA encodes the following proteins:
- a CDS encoding response regulator, whose translation MAHILVLDDVVDAGILLKRILERKGHEVSVFSEEEEALAFLDGSGVELAILDIKLKKMTGVEVLEEMKKILPELKAIMLTGYPTLETARESLKHGANEYCVKPIDKEELESKVSNVLEA comes from the coding sequence ATGGCACATATTCTTGTTCTTGATGATGTTGTGGACGCAGGCATACTCCTCAAGCGCATTCTGGAACGCAAGGGGCATGAAGTAAGTGTTTTTTCCGAGGAGGAGGAAGCCCTTGCATTTTTGGACGGCAGCGGTGTTGAGTTGGCCATTTTGGACATCAAGCTTAAAAAAATGACCGGGGTGGAAGTTCTGGAAGAGATGAAAAAAATCCTGCCTGAACTGAAGGCCATCATGCTGACCGGCTACCCTACCCTTGAAACCGCCCGTGAATCCTTAAAGCACGGAGCCAATGAATACTGCGTCAAGCCTATAGATAAAGAAGAGTTGGAGTCCAAGGTCTCCAACGTATTGGAAGCTTAG
- a CDS encoding aldehyde ferredoxin oxidoreductase N-terminal domain-containing protein — protein MIRDYFRVLIVDLSSGKGNVTKVEGRNEFVGGSGLGALLFEKYGYADRPWDDPDQPLIFSIGPLTGLFPLMSKTVCSFKSPYHNQFAESHAGGRSALAIRFADYDALVISGRAERLSCLSLGMKHLEVKDVQFLAGKDVFSTGKILRNMFSGSGHRSILRIGPAGENFSAMACINADTYRHFGRLGAGAVMGAKNLKGIVIQGDGSFALPEGREYAKIYQQVYEKVTATDMMSKYHNLGTAANLDALNELESLPWRNLQATKDKEIIGITGKKFADDTLLRNAACAGCPVGCIHIGFVREKFMEDNQYLYRQVAYDYEPIFATGSMLGVTDAFQVLGIMDEVEKGGLDVMSGGVALAWATEALEKGLVSKDETIVPLAFGDAGNYKKAVQYLSSAENEFYAALGKGSLVAAAKYGGADFACVLGQEMAGYATGETFYVAEGLGFRHSHLDSGGYSWDQKNDSKDAGEVCDFLISDETGRAFLTSMVSCLFGRGVYKDEVLAECLKSVGYEEIAENMNLIAERVRAMRWKIRFDTGYNPDKIDIPKRYSEITTWKGKTDPEYLEKLKKEYGRRICELVSDTALEKLGLKKNA, from the coding sequence ATGATACGCGATTATTTCAGGGTCCTGATTGTTGATCTGAGTAGCGGCAAAGGCAATGTAACCAAAGTTGAAGGGCGCAATGAATTTGTCGGGGGCAGCGGACTTGGTGCTTTACTCTTTGAAAAATATGGGTATGCGGACCGCCCGTGGGATGATCCGGACCAGCCGCTGATATTTTCCATTGGTCCTCTGACCGGCCTTTTCCCGTTGATGAGCAAGACGGTCTGCTCTTTCAAGTCTCCTTACCATAACCAGTTTGCCGAGAGTCATGCCGGTGGGCGTTCGGCTTTGGCGATTCGTTTTGCAGATTATGACGCTCTGGTGATCAGTGGCCGGGCTGAGCGTTTATCCTGTCTTTCTCTCGGAATGAAGCATCTGGAAGTCAAGGATGTACAGTTTCTGGCCGGGAAGGATGTTTTCAGCACTGGTAAGATATTGCGCAATATGTTTTCAGGTTCCGGGCACAGGTCTATCCTGCGCATAGGCCCTGCCGGTGAGAATTTTTCAGCCATGGCCTGCATCAATGCGGATACCTATCGCCATTTCGGGCGGCTGGGGGCCGGTGCGGTTATGGGAGCCAAAAATCTTAAGGGAATCGTAATTCAGGGTGACGGTTCATTCGCTTTGCCGGAAGGCAGGGAGTACGCGAAAATTTATCAGCAGGTTTATGAAAAGGTGACCGCCACCGACATGATGAGCAAATATCATAACCTTGGTACTGCTGCCAATCTTGACGCTCTTAACGAACTGGAGTCCCTGCCTTGGCGTAATCTGCAGGCCACCAAAGATAAAGAGATTATCGGAATTACCGGGAAGAAATTTGCCGACGATACCCTGCTGCGTAATGCCGCTTGTGCCGGGTGTCCGGTTGGTTGCATCCATATCGGCTTTGTGCGCGAGAAATTTATGGAGGATAACCAGTACCTTTACCGTCAGGTAGCCTATGATTACGAGCCTATTTTTGCCACCGGTTCCATGCTCGGGGTAACTGATGCTTTTCAGGTGCTTGGTATTATGGATGAAGTGGAGAAAGGCGGACTCGACGTTATGTCCGGCGGAGTGGCTCTTGCGTGGGCAACAGAGGCTCTTGAAAAAGGTTTGGTCAGTAAGGATGAGACAATCGTACCTCTCGCTTTCGGTGATGCCGGCAACTACAAAAAGGCTGTGCAATATTTAAGCAGCGCTGAAAATGAATTCTATGCCGCGCTGGGTAAAGGTTCACTTGTGGCTGCTGCAAAGTATGGAGGCGCTGATTTTGCCTGTGTGCTCGGTCAAGAGATGGCCGGATATGCCACCGGGGAAACTTTTTATGTGGCTGAAGGTCTTGGATTCAGGCATTCACATCTGGATTCGGGAGGCTATTCATGGGACCAGAAAAATGACAGCAAAGATGCCGGCGAAGTCTGTGATTTCCTGATCAGCGACGAAACAGGACGGGCTTTCCTGACTTCCATGGTTTCCTGCCTTTTCGGACGCGGAGTCTACAAGGATGAAGTTCTTGCCGAATGCCTGAAGTCTGTCGGTTACGAAGAAATAGCTGAAAATATGAATCTTATTGCTGAAAGAGTCCGGGCCATGCGTTGGAAAATACGTTTTGATACCGGATACAACCCGGATAAGATCGACATACCCAAACGGTATAGTGAAATTACAACGTGGAAGGGCAAAACCGACCCGGAATATCTGGAAAAACTTAAAAAAGAGTATGGGCGTAGAATCTGTGAACTGGTTTCGGATACGGCTCTTGAAAAGCTGGGTTTGAAAAAAAATGCGTAA
- a CDS encoding ACP S-malonyltransferase: MSDLSILFPGQGSQEPGMGRDLAEKWSAAMDMWKFAEAESGLPLREIYWEGDAADMAKTDALQPGLTVVNLSIWSYLKESLKPAATAGHSLGEFASLGASGILSVEDTIKAVSLRGKLMSQVANEDHGMAAVLKLDQSAVEEAVEFGASETGKELRVANYNSPAQYVISGEKAAIEAAGTVIKEKKGRSIPLPVSGAFHSPLIQEAADEFAAYLGKLDWNTPAFPVYFNVTAGTESNPEEIKKIMSSQMTSSVRWIEIVSNQYAAGARKFLELGPKGVLTKLLVANLKGKEYEGKGIGNLEQADALK, from the coding sequence ATGTCTGATTTATCTATACTTTTCCCCGGTCAGGGGTCACAGGAACCCGGCATGGGACGTGATCTTGCCGAAAAATGGTCCGCCGCCATGGATATGTGGAAGTTTGCCGAGGCTGAATCCGGCCTGCCCCTGCGTGAAATCTATTGGGAAGGCGACGCCGCAGATATGGCCAAGACCGATGCCCTGCAGCCCGGCCTTACTGTTGTCAACCTGTCGATCTGGTCCTACCTTAAGGAAAGTCTGAAGCCGGCAGCAACAGCTGGGCATAGTCTCGGAGAATTCGCATCTCTTGGTGCTTCCGGAATTCTTTCTGTAGAAGACACCATCAAAGCGGTCTCCCTGCGCGGAAAGCTTATGTCTCAGGTTGCAAATGAAGATCACGGTATGGCCGCGGTGCTCAAGCTTGATCAGTCCGCAGTTGAAGAAGCTGTTGAATTCGGAGCTTCCGAGACCGGGAAGGAACTGCGTGTCGCCAACTACAATTCCCCGGCCCAGTATGTGATCAGCGGTGAAAAGGCTGCAATCGAGGCTGCCGGAACCGTGATCAAGGAAAAGAAAGGCCGGTCCATTCCTCTTCCTGTAAGCGGTGCATTTCACAGCCCGCTCATTCAGGAAGCTGCTGATGAATTTGCAGCCTACCTTGGCAAACTGGATTGGAATACACCCGCATTCCCGGTCTACTTCAACGTGACTGCCGGTACTGAATCCAACCCAGAAGAGATCAAGAAGATTATGAGTTCCCAGATGACTTCATCCGTGCGTTGGATTGAGATTGTTTCCAACCAGTATGCTGCAGGAGCGCGCAAGTTTCTCGAACTCGGGCCCAAGGGAGTGCTGACCAAGCTGCTCGTTGCCAACCTCAAGGGTAAGGAATACGAAGGAAAAGGCATCGGTAATTTGGAGCAGGCTGACGCTTTGAAATAG
- a CDS encoding 4Fe-4S binding protein — MKILTASRMERCIGCHSCSFACARLVHKLLSWNTAGIRIASSGGLSTGFVAKVCLGCSPAPCAEVCPTGAMKGRKNGGGVIHKKDVCIRCGKCAEACPVDAIYLDLKDRPYVCIHCGRCVEFCPHECLELVDSDRGRDS; from the coding sequence ATGAAAATATTGACTGCTTCACGCATGGAGCGTTGTATAGGTTGCCATTCCTGCTCATTTGCCTGTGCTCGGTTGGTGCATAAGTTGCTTTCATGGAATACCGCAGGGATAAGGATAGCTTCTTCCGGCGGACTTTCTACCGGCTTTGTCGCCAAGGTTTGTCTGGGCTGCTCTCCGGCACCATGTGCCGAGGTCTGCCCTACAGGAGCCATGAAAGGTCGCAAGAATGGTGGCGGGGTTATTCATAAAAAGGATGTATGTATCCGTTGCGGTAAATGTGCCGAAGCCTGCCCGGTGGATGCCATTTATCTGGATTTGAAGGACCGCCCGTACGTATGCATCCATTGCGGCAGGTGTGTTGAATTCTGTCCGCACGAATGCCTTGAGCTGGTTGATTCGGATAGAGGGAGGGACTCATAA
- a CDS encoding LysR family transcriptional regulator — translation MLPDLNRLKVFFHIFNEQSSTAAALKLHITQSGVSQHLKKLEEELQTQLFTRVNRRLVPTAAGKKLYGIVQEFMNELEQGVQHINDGLTTPSGLLRIGAPTEFGKIYLPPIFGSFRRKYPAVTMKLELDEPKILFSKVANGELDFAYIDILPFFMDTPGGTSTYSIKPVVREEFVLACSNEYYRARVNEINYGSLTQLDFIGYKDDIALFRSWFKLHFNREPQQLNLSFIADSSEAIVSAIKSGLGAGITVSHLMNREIATGDIIAIRPDRTKLQNTIACVQFKAKQPSITETAFQEHFRLELSKNYAKLQII, via the coding sequence ATGCTTCCCGATCTGAACAGACTGAAAGTTTTTTTCCATATATTCAACGAGCAGAGTAGCACCGCAGCAGCCTTAAAGCTGCACATAACCCAGTCCGGGGTCAGCCAGCACTTAAAAAAACTGGAAGAAGAGTTGCAGACGCAACTATTTACAAGAGTAAATCGCAGACTCGTACCAACAGCAGCCGGAAAGAAACTTTATGGAATTGTGCAGGAATTCATGAATGAACTGGAGCAGGGAGTGCAGCATATAAACGATGGCCTGACTACTCCATCAGGGCTGCTGCGCATTGGGGCGCCTACTGAATTCGGGAAAATATACCTGCCACCGATATTCGGTTCATTCCGGCGTAAGTATCCGGCGGTGACAATGAAATTGGAGCTTGACGAACCCAAGATACTTTTCTCCAAAGTAGCAAATGGAGAATTGGATTTCGCTTATATCGACATCCTGCCATTCTTCATGGATACACCGGGAGGAACATCAACTTATTCCATTAAACCCGTTGTTCGTGAAGAATTCGTATTAGCCTGTTCAAATGAATATTACCGGGCTCGGGTAAATGAAATAAATTACGGCAGCCTGACACAACTGGACTTTATCGGTTACAAAGACGACATCGCTCTCTTCCGCAGCTGGTTCAAACTGCACTTCAACCGCGAACCGCAGCAACTTAACCTTAGCTTCATTGCCGACAGCTCCGAAGCCATTGTTTCAGCCATCAAGTCCGGGTTGGGAGCGGGGATTACCGTCAGCCACCTGATGAACAGGGAGATTGCCACCGGGGATATTATTGCCATCCGCCCTGATAGAACGAAATTGCAGAACACCATCGCCTGCGTACAATTCAAGGCAAAACAACCAAGTATCACTGAAACAGCCTTTCAGGAGCATTTCCGGCTGGAGCTGAGTAAGAATTATGCAAAGTTGCAGATAATTTAA